The Sediminitomix flava genome window below encodes:
- a CDS encoding hybrid sensor histidine kinase/response regulator transcription factor, with amino-acid sequence MKQLLTFVFALLSFLSFGEGEHKPVYKVDNYNLRQGVLHTDVQSILQDSVGYIWLGTRSGLQKYDGYQFHNYHIEYGKNNKGHVNRIVQLVHGKGRYIWVLTEGGIFHFNKESERFTKLNFPQGTNLITPKKMLEVNDKELLVYGQSYLVRVELGKDIETVNSVQQLGKVSVMGFASDGANNTFALCTNGVWRYRNGEIKRINIGRHTMNPFHSAYINKSEGIYLGGRGQILHIPKEKIEDMNWESALTHYDISDELPKGAGVLAIHKDYLGQLWVGTHQGLMMYTSKMSQPVRYSKQSTKAYWPSTQTISSLLEDRTGGLWVGTSGGGVNFIDLTQKKFEVLPKAVTDIIGGKNYRALLFDDQQNLWIGSSDGIYVVNTKTNKVVSYKNDPNNPYSLCFNNIRSLLKDKKGRIWVGTDNGLSVFLGNGKFFNITSSGMDKRSLTHTQIYEITEDIYGFIWAGSWTFGLNRIRFNSEKDYEIAHFYAGQEMSNGLTSNMITDVYADKHEPILYVGTKNGANRIILDQVGNFKNVQHIKTDNSGNSINSDFIMTLKPDNRDNLWVGTIGGGLNKVHFSELGYTVKHFTDEEGLSSNDIESIEFDAQDRLWLGGRGISLFDPKTEKVINYSTIDGLSINTFKPHVVCKGPKSSLWFGGVNGINYFYPAQIKNNDFKPNVGITSIQVNNKRIVPGVQLGGEEVLDKSILYSNRIELPSHGNSLEFTLSGFHFANSEKLIYAYKIKGIDSAWNYTDKPEIQYTELQSGTYNLKVKSSNGEEKWSDVNKLEIVILPPWYKSVIAKRVYIIIGILLLILSYYSLLKWQQEKKLSDMEKMEYEQSERMHEMQLEFFTNVSHEFRTPLALILANLHKLKGYINVEDSSMESRLVNRIEESSMQLDKLINELLDFRKLETGHFKLKVSKVDLPTFSEKFIAQCQALAEKKNIKVSSFNNLNDPYVWCDAKVLEKIIHNIISNAIKYTTKGGELEFECSHLEVAPESVYEHRFVINENSEGEDLFWIRVKDNGMGIKKDLLPNIFDRYFRGKDDQNDNVGYGIGLGLVKNLVHLHRGEIHIFSEEGKGTEVFIGLPSNADEYIDTDSVVEDSLTFQANYGYEEAYEEVEEVKEKENSTSEETKKNCIALVEDNPRMLEFLAEHFSEKYKVVTAQNGLEGLEVIKANCPDMILSDIMMPKMDGLSMIEKMKEDNIATDVPIVLLTAKDNVQDKLRAAKLGVDTFFNKPFDVGLVDVKVEQILERRSRLKEKYQTDMFADTKELADNRRDQEFIDMFTKVIEENISDVELDVTFICRTLGYSRSNLYKKVKQTTGCSINQFIRQAKFKKAVMLLASENLSIQEVMEKVGFQSPSYFTRAFKKEFGVTPSKYIKMNGKTLKEEAMKAQEVEEELSV; translated from the coding sequence ATGAAACAACTACTCACTTTTGTATTTGCCTTATTGTCTTTTTTGAGCTTTGGAGAAGGTGAACATAAACCTGTTTATAAGGTAGACAATTACAATCTCCGACAAGGGGTATTACATACAGATGTTCAATCTATACTTCAAGATTCTGTAGGATATATATGGTTAGGAACTCGATCTGGCCTTCAAAAATATGACGGCTATCAATTTCATAACTATCACATAGAATATGGGAAGAATAATAAAGGACATGTAAATCGAATTGTACAGTTAGTGCATGGTAAAGGAAGATACATCTGGGTGTTGACCGAAGGAGGTATTTTTCATTTTAATAAAGAGTCAGAACGTTTTACTAAACTCAATTTTCCTCAGGGAACTAACCTTATCACACCTAAAAAGATGTTGGAGGTTAATGATAAAGAGTTACTCGTTTATGGTCAAAGTTACTTAGTCCGAGTAGAACTTGGAAAAGATATAGAAACAGTTAACAGTGTACAACAGCTAGGGAAGGTAAGTGTGATGGGTTTTGCTAGCGATGGAGCAAATAATACTTTCGCTTTATGTACAAATGGTGTTTGGAGATATAGAAACGGAGAGATTAAAAGAATCAATATCGGCCGTCACACCATGAATCCTTTTCATAGTGCTTACATCAATAAAAGTGAAGGCATATATTTAGGTGGTAGAGGGCAAATTTTACATATCCCTAAAGAAAAGATTGAGGATATGAACTGGGAAAGTGCTTTGACACATTATGATATTTCAGATGAACTTCCTAAAGGAGCAGGTGTTTTAGCTATTCATAAAGATTACTTGGGTCAGCTTTGGGTAGGTACGCATCAAGGATTGATGATGTATACATCAAAAATGTCACAACCTGTACGTTATAGTAAACAAAGTACTAAAGCGTATTGGCCATCTACTCAAACTATTTCCTCATTACTAGAAGATAGAACAGGCGGATTGTGGGTAGGAACTTCAGGTGGTGGTGTCAATTTTATTGATCTAACCCAAAAGAAATTTGAAGTACTTCCAAAGGCAGTTACAGATATTATTGGAGGCAAAAACTATAGAGCCTTACTTTTTGATGATCAACAAAATCTGTGGATAGGTTCTTCGGATGGTATCTATGTAGTGAATACAAAGACGAATAAAGTAGTTAGCTATAAAAACGACCCGAACAATCCTTACAGTCTTTGTTTTAATAATATCAGATCATTATTAAAAGATAAAAAAGGACGTATTTGGGTTGGTACAGATAATGGTTTGAGTGTATTTCTTGGGAATGGGAAGTTTTTCAATATTACTTCTTCAGGAATGGATAAACGTTCTCTGACACACACACAGATTTATGAGATCACAGAAGATATCTACGGCTTCATTTGGGCGGGTTCTTGGACATTTGGACTAAACCGTATTCGTTTCAATTCTGAAAAAGATTATGAAATTGCCCATTTCTATGCAGGTCAAGAAATGAGCAATGGATTGACATCCAATATGATTACGGATGTTTACGCAGATAAACATGAACCAATTTTGTATGTAGGTACAAAGAATGGGGCAAATCGTATCATTTTAGATCAGGTAGGTAATTTCAAAAATGTACAACACATAAAGACCGACAATAGCGGTAATAGTATTAACTCTGACTTTATTATGACTCTTAAACCCGACAATAGAGATAACCTTTGGGTAGGAACTATCGGTGGAGGTCTAAATAAAGTACATTTTTCAGAGTTAGGATATACAGTGAAGCATTTTACGGATGAAGAAGGCCTTTCATCAAATGATATTGAAAGTATAGAATTTGATGCACAAGATAGACTTTGGTTAGGAGGTAGAGGTATTTCTTTGTTTGACCCTAAAACGGAGAAGGTCATCAATTACAGTACTATTGATGGTTTGTCAATTAATACTTTCAAGCCTCACGTAGTTTGTAAAGGTCCTAAATCTTCATTGTGGTTTGGTGGAGTAAATGGAATAAACTATTTCTATCCTGCTCAAATCAAAAATAATGACTTTAAGCCTAACGTAGGAATCACGAGTATTCAAGTAAATAACAAGCGAATCGTTCCGGGTGTGCAATTGGGTGGAGAGGAAGTTCTAGATAAAAGTATTCTTTATTCAAACAGAATAGAATTACCATCGCATGGAAATAGTTTAGAGTTTACACTATCGGGTTTCCATTTTGCAAACAGTGAAAAGTTGATTTATGCCTATAAAATCAAAGGGATAGATTCAGCTTGGAATTATACTGATAAGCCTGAAATTCAATATACTGAATTACAAAGTGGGACTTATAATTTAAAAGTGAAATCGAGTAATGGAGAAGAGAAGTGGAGTGATGTAAATAAATTAGAAATTGTCATTTTACCACCTTGGTACAAATCGGTGATTGCAAAACGTGTATACATAATCATTGGAATTTTACTGCTGATATTGAGCTATTATAGTCTACTAAAATGGCAACAGGAGAAGAAACTCAGTGATATGGAGAAAATGGAATATGAGCAAAGTGAGCGTATGCATGAAATGCAACTAGAGTTTTTTACGAATGTATCTCATGAATTCCGTACTCCTTTAGCGCTGATTTTGGCTAATTTGCATAAGTTGAAAGGATATATCAATGTAGAAGATTCTAGTATGGAGTCAAGATTGGTTAACCGTATTGAAGAGAGTTCGATGCAGCTAGATAAGTTGATTAACGAACTACTCGATTTTAGAAAGCTAGAAACAGGACACTTCAAGCTAAAGGTTTCTAAAGTTGACTTACCAACATTCTCAGAGAAATTCATTGCACAGTGCCAAGCTTTGGCTGAGAAGAAAAATATTAAGGTAAGCAGCTTTAATAATTTGAATGATCCTTACGTTTGGTGTGATGCGAAAGTGTTGGAGAAGATTATCCATAACATCATCTCAAATGCAATTAAATACACAACTAAAGGTGGTGAGTTAGAATTTGAATGTAGCCATTTAGAGGTTGCTCCTGAGTCTGTTTACGAACATCGTTTTGTAATCAATGAAAATTCAGAAGGTGAAGACTTATTCTGGATTAGAGTGAAAGACAATGGAATGGGAATTAAGAAAGATCTTTTACCAAATATTTTTGACCGTTATTTCAGAGGCAAAGACGATCAGAATGATAATGTTGGTTATGGTATCGGTCTAGGTTTGGTTAAAAATCTAGTGCATTTACACCGTGGTGAAATCCATATTTTTAGTGAAGAAGGAAAAGGGACAGAAGTATTTATTGGACTGCCTAGTAATGCTGATGAATATATTGATACAGACTCAGTGGTTGAAGATAGCCTAACTTTCCAAGCAAATTATGGTTATGAAGAGGCTTACGAAGAAGTAGAAGAGGTCAAGGAAAAGGAAAATTCTACATCTGAGGAAACGAAAAAAAATTGTATTGCTTTGGTTGAAGATAATCCAAGAATGTTAGAGTTTTTGGCAGAACATTTTAGTGAAAAATATAAGGTTGTTACTGCTCAAAATGGACTTGAAGGTTTGGAGGTCATTAAGGCAAATTGTCCTGATATGATTCTCAGTGATATCATGATGCCTAAAATGGATGGATTGTCCATGATTGAGAAAATGAAGGAAGACAATATAGCTACTGATGTTCCAATTGTATTATTAACTGCGAAAGATAATGTACAAGATAAGTTGAGAGCGGCTAAACTTGGTGTTGATACCTTCTTCAATAAACCATTCGATGTAGGTTTAGTAGATGTAAAAGTAGAGCAAATTCTTGAGCGAAGAAGCCGTTTGAAAGAAAAGTATCAGACAGATATGTTTGCAGATACGAAAGAACTGGCAGATAACAGAAGAGATCAAGAGTTTATCGATATGTTTACAAAAGTGATTGAAGAAAACATCTCTGATGTAGAACTTGATGTAACTTTTATCTGTAGAACATTAGGATACAGTCGTTCAAATCTGTACAAAAAAGTGAAACAAACAACAGGTTGCTCAATCAATCAATTTATCCGTCAGGCAAAATTCAAAAAAGCAGTGATGTTACTCGCTTCTGAAAATCTATCCATTCAAGAAGTTATGGAAAAGGTCGGATTCCAGAGTCCATCATACTTTACCAGAGCATTTAAAAAGGAGTTTGGAGTTACACCATCAAAATATATCAAAATGAATGGTAAGACTTTAAAAGAAGAAGCCATGAAAGCTCAAGAAGTAGAAGAAGAGCTTTCGGTCTGA
- a CDS encoding family 43 glycosylhydrolase, with protein MKSILFSIGLSLLTVGAFAQKQKKENVNKEPYPLGNPVITHMYTADASPHVMPDGRVWMVTSVDHEDGGGYSTMHAYHTFSSSDMKNWVDHGEILHINDIIPENTTENEKDWALWAPDMIYKDGLYYLYYPVRILDNVASEKAGKRIVTSYIAVAVSDSPTKRFRVVNPKIEGTKGIDPAVFIDDDGEMYLYWGEHMAAKLADNMIELASKPVKLEVGTKRFMEAVWMNKVGEEYHISYHTKYDWKIKITKDNYLDPDRKKSELSYSVGKSPMGPFTYAGTLNYELGTNVNNGPKSPNGPYVPWFQTQSNHGGIVEFHGQEYLFYHTSALSSWRQDKFEGPGTWTQRSVCIDKLNYDKGNKIIPVQQTIEGVNSVKVKQSFEQSLKLKKAKIEGRVKLVDNAILEVNGQANVSFEKVNLGTGYYYFDLKTLEAAAYAIEIRLDSTEGELLGTIKLDDKSKERNKGVASCFLRDAKGKRIVYLVFKSKEGNKKPLQIKDLRFFAGTPLKVNTI; from the coding sequence ATGAAATCCATACTATTTAGTATTGGCTTAAGCCTTCTGACAGTCGGTGCATTTGCACAAAAACAAAAAAAGGAGAACGTAAATAAAGAACCTTATCCCCTAGGCAATCCGGTAATTACTCATATGTATACTGCTGATGCCTCACCACATGTAATGCCCGACGGTAGAGTATGGATGGTGACATCTGTAGACCATGAAGACGGTGGTGGCTATTCTACCATGCACGCTTATCATACTTTCTCCTCGTCAGACATGAAGAATTGGGTAGATCATGGTGAGATTCTACACATTAACGACATCATACCTGAAAATACCACTGAGAATGAAAAAGATTGGGCACTATGGGCTCCTGACATGATCTATAAAGATGGATTGTACTACCTATATTATCCTGTAAGAATTCTTGATAATGTAGCATCCGAAAAAGCAGGAAAAAGAATCGTTACAAGCTACATTGCAGTTGCCGTTAGCGATTCACCTACAAAACGTTTTAGAGTTGTTAATCCAAAAATAGAAGGTACAAAAGGGATTGACCCTGCCGTTTTTATTGATGACGATGGCGAAATGTATTTGTATTGGGGAGAACATATGGCTGCTAAGTTAGCTGATAATATGATTGAATTAGCTAGCAAACCTGTAAAATTGGAGGTGGGAACGAAGCGCTTTATGGAGGCCGTTTGGATGAATAAAGTTGGTGAGGAATACCATATTTCCTACCATACCAAATACGACTGGAAAATAAAGATTACAAAAGACAACTACCTCGACCCTGACCGTAAGAAATCTGAACTATCATATTCTGTAGGTAAAAGCCCAATGGGACCTTTTACATATGCTGGTACTTTGAATTACGAACTTGGTACAAACGTTAATAATGGCCCTAAGAGTCCAAATGGCCCTTATGTACCATGGTTTCAAACACAATCTAATCATGGTGGTATCGTTGAATTTCATGGTCAGGAATACCTTTTCTATCACACTTCCGCTCTTTCTTCTTGGAGACAAGACAAGTTTGAAGGTCCTGGTACTTGGACGCAACGATCTGTTTGTATAGATAAACTCAACTACGACAAAGGCAATAAGATCATTCCCGTTCAACAAACGATAGAAGGTGTAAACTCTGTTAAAGTTAAACAATCCTTTGAACAATCATTAAAACTCAAAAAGGCAAAAATTGAAGGTAGAGTCAAATTAGTTGATAATGCTATTTTAGAGGTAAATGGACAAGCCAATGTGTCTTTTGAGAAGGTGAACTTGGGTACTGGGTACTACTATTTTGATTTAAAAACTTTAGAAGCTGCTGCATACGCTATAGAGATTAGACTAGATAGTACCGAAGGTGAATTACTGGGAACAATCAAGTTAGATGATAAATCAAAAGAAAGAAATAAAGGAGTAGCAAGTTGCTTTTTGAGAGATGCGAAAGGAAAACGTATTGTGTACCTAGTGTTTAAGTCAAAAGAGGGGAATAAAAAACCACTTCAAATCAAAGACTTGAGATTCTTTGCAGGAACACCCTTGAAAGTAAATACCATCTAG
- a CDS encoding sulfatase-like hydrolase/transferase encodes MRTLLIYIMLVFTFSLCLGKDKTKPPHIILIYVDDMGIGDASYTNGAVTTTPNIDKLAQNGKIFTQYYTNAPVCSPSRVAITTGMYPMRWNINTFLSSKKHNRLCDQSDYLDASAPSMAKILKSAGYQTAHIGKWHMGGGRDVHSAPSITAYGFDEVCSTYESPNPDPLLTSKNWIWAPTDSIRRWERTAYFVDKTLDFLDRNSNQACFVNLWPDDVHSPWVPTEQVERAGKKEFFKLQNLQPVLDEFDTQIGRLIQGLKERGLYENTLIIFTSDNGPAPSFDRLRTNQKRGVKNSLYEGGINMPFFVHWPAKIKSGQVDSTSIIAAFDILPSLLNLTDSDLPKHTHLDGEDISKSLFGNQTYKRKKEIMWDYGRTPKHNFPKNGDASLQLALREGKWKFFTVPDGSKVELYDLSKDPNEKVDISEQYPRLVKKFKAKTIRWYQETDKSEVKEYLVAQ; translated from the coding sequence ATGAGAACTTTACTCATTTATATCATGTTGGTTTTTACTTTTTCTCTTTGTTTAGGAAAAGATAAAACTAAACCTCCTCATATCATCCTCATTTATGTAGATGATATGGGAATTGGCGATGCCTCTTACACGAATGGAGCAGTAACTACGACTCCAAACATCGATAAGCTTGCCCAAAATGGGAAAATATTCACGCAATACTACACAAATGCTCCCGTTTGTTCACCCTCTAGGGTTGCAATCACCACAGGGATGTATCCTATGCGTTGGAATATCAACACATTCTTGAGTAGCAAAAAACACAACAGGCTATGTGATCAATCAGATTATCTAGATGCTTCTGCACCTTCAATGGCAAAAATTCTCAAAAGTGCAGGTTATCAAACAGCTCATATCGGAAAATGGCATATGGGTGGAGGTCGAGATGTTCACTCTGCTCCCTCTATTACAGCCTATGGCTTTGATGAAGTTTGCTCCACTTATGAAAGTCCTAATCCTGATCCGCTACTCACCTCTAAAAATTGGATTTGGGCGCCAACTGACAGCATCAGACGATGGGAGCGCACAGCCTATTTTGTAGATAAAACCTTAGATTTCTTAGATCGAAATAGTAACCAAGCCTGTTTTGTAAATCTTTGGCCCGATGATGTTCATAGCCCTTGGGTTCCAACAGAGCAAGTGGAAAGAGCTGGCAAGAAAGAATTTTTCAAACTGCAAAACCTACAACCTGTTTTAGATGAATTTGATACTCAAATTGGAAGACTAATTCAAGGATTAAAAGAAAGAGGTCTTTATGAAAATACGCTTATCATTTTCACAAGTGATAATGGCCCTGCTCCAAGTTTTGATAGATTACGAACCAATCAGAAAAGAGGTGTGAAGAACAGCCTTTATGAAGGAGGAATTAATATGCCATTCTTCGTGCATTGGCCAGCAAAAATTAAAAGTGGTCAAGTAGATTCTACTTCAATCATTGCGGCATTTGATATTCTACCAAGTCTTTTAAATCTCACTGATTCAGACTTACCAAAACATACTCATTTAGACGGGGAAGATATTAGTAAAAGTCTGTTCGGCAACCAAACTTATAAAAGAAAAAAGGAAATCATGTGGGACTATGGTAGAACTCCTAAACATAATTTCCCGAAAAATGGAGATGCTAGTTTACAATTGGCATTAAGAGAAGGAAAATGGAAGTTTTTTACAGTTCCTGATGGCAGTAAAGTAGAACTCTATGATTTATCAAAGGACCCAAATGAAAAAGTAGATATATCTGAACAATACCCAAGACTCGTCAAAAAGTTTAAAGCTAAAACGATACGATGGTATCAGGAAACAGATAAATCTGAGGTTAAAGAATATTTAGTCGCACAATAA
- a CDS encoding arylsulfatase: protein MKQLSLFFISLFLIKSVYAQKDERPNIILILADDMGYSDIGCYGGEIPTPNLDALADNGILLSSFYNTARCCPTRASLMTGLFPHQTGIGQMTNSPKGDTFKDWGTEGYIGYLNKNCVTIAEVLKESGYSTYMTGKWHLGYHDKSRWPLQRGFDKFYGSISGATSYFYPNGKRPVMYMNEVLPPPDSTTYYTTDAFTDYAIQFIDEHESDNPFFLYLAYTAPHWPLHAKDEDIKKFVGKFTKGWDQLRKERFERMVKMGLMDKKWGLSERDHRVRAWEEVDDKQQVRSDYRMAVYAAQVFCMDYNIGKVVEKLKTDDELDNTLILFLSDNGACAEPYQEFGGKPDSFINKATFSGAVSYGISWSNLSNTPFHEYKVKTYEGGISTPLIAHWPAKFKKRKGKIVHQPHYLIDIMPTILEASEARYPKNYHQGNNIHNLEGISLLPLLSKGKGDAHEYMFWEHQSNCAVRKGDWKAIKKLNDKEWQLFNLKKDRIESDNCAKRYPEIVEDLAQNWEKWAKTHYVLPKRISKKETSSNQ, encoded by the coding sequence ATGAAACAATTATCGCTGTTTTTCATAAGCCTATTTCTTATTAAAAGCGTATATGCTCAAAAAGATGAACGCCCGAATATTATTCTCATTCTAGCTGACGATATGGGCTATTCTGATATAGGATGTTACGGAGGGGAAATACCGACACCAAACCTTGATGCTTTAGCCGATAATGGAATTCTTTTGAGTAGCTTCTATAATACAGCCCGTTGTTGCCCAACAAGAGCTAGCTTAATGACAGGTCTTTTTCCTCATCAAACAGGAATCGGGCAAATGACAAATAGTCCTAAAGGAGATACTTTTAAAGATTGGGGTACAGAAGGATACATCGGGTATTTGAATAAAAATTGTGTAACGATTGCCGAAGTGCTGAAAGAATCAGGTTACAGTACTTATATGACTGGAAAATGGCATTTAGGCTATCACGATAAAAGTCGTTGGCCGTTACAACGTGGTTTTGATAAATTTTACGGTAGTATTTCGGGAGCAACGAGTTATTTTTATCCTAACGGAAAGCGTCCTGTAATGTATATGAATGAAGTGCTTCCGCCACCCGATTCTACTACATATTATACCACAGATGCTTTTACAGATTATGCCATTCAGTTTATTGATGAACACGAATCTGATAATCCTTTCTTTCTATATTTAGCCTATACGGCTCCACATTGGCCCTTGCATGCCAAAGATGAAGACATCAAAAAATTTGTTGGAAAGTTTACTAAAGGATGGGATCAACTTCGTAAAGAGCGTTTTGAACGTATGGTCAAAATGGGTTTGATGGATAAAAAATGGGGTCTTTCAGAAAGAGATCATAGGGTGAGAGCTTGGGAAGAAGTAGACGATAAACAGCAAGTTCGTTCAGACTATCGAATGGCTGTCTATGCTGCTCAAGTATTTTGTATGGACTATAATATTGGTAAGGTCGTTGAAAAACTTAAGACAGATGATGAGCTTGACAATACCTTAATTCTTTTCCTTTCAGACAATGGTGCTTGTGCCGAACCTTATCAAGAATTTGGTGGGAAGCCTGACTCCTTTATCAATAAAGCTACTTTTTCGGGAGCTGTTTCTTACGGAATATCTTGGTCAAACCTTTCTAACACACCATTTCATGAATACAAGGTAAAAACATATGAAGGAGGAATTTCAACGCCACTGATTGCACATTGGCCAGCCAAATTCAAAAAGAGAAAAGGTAAGATTGTACATCAACCTCATTATTTGATTGACATCATGCCTACTATTTTAGAGGCCTCTGAAGCACGTTATCCTAAAAATTACCATCAAGGCAACAACATCCATAATTTGGAAGGAATTAGCCTTTTACCACTACTTTCTAAAGGAAAAGGTGATGCACATGAATATATGTTTTGGGAACATCAATCTAATTGTGCGGTCAGAAAAGGAGATTGGAAAGCCATCAAAAAGTTGAATGATAAAGAATGGCAACTCTTCAATCTAAAGAAAGATCGTATTGAGTCTGATAATTGTGCAAAACGATATCCAGAAATCGTTGAGGACTTGGCTCAAAATTGGGAAAAATGGGCTAAAACGCATTATGTACTCCCAAAACGGATTTCTAAAAAAGAAACTTCTTCAAATCAATAA
- a CDS encoding vWA domain-containing protein, with amino-acid sequence MKNKLLSIFSLLFFISSISLSLAQEITVAGTVTDENQDPLPGVNIQVKGTSMGTVSNFDGKYSIKAKPSDILVFEYIGYKSQEIKIEGKRLIDVQLQPDTEQLDEVVVSGYGRKKVFGFKPRKKKGKNNQSVVSVPAIVEVPDETQIEEIEISVPEYDEEISPEEYSQEGIYYEVSEEEGAYSIIEQKVSGLEVKKSLGFKPNKKKPNQLPKKQKPEDLPEEEDPQTNPNEEYAFVEENPFKTVTAHPLSTFSVDVDAASYSNVRRYLNNGTLPPRASVRLEEMINYFDYSYPQPEGDVPFSINSELSICPWDQDNLLLHIGLQGKQIDHKDLPPSNIVFLLDVSGSMSDSNKLPLLKSSLKLLLETLRPEDRVAIVVYAGSSGIVLPSTPCNEKDRIIEALEDLRASGASAGGEGLQLAYKVANDNFIEGGNNRIVMATDGDFNVGQSSNAELEQIVVREREKGIAISVLGFGMGNYKDAKMEIIANKGNGNFSYIDNFLEAQKVLVKEFGGTLFTIAKDVKFQLEFNPIMVAEYRLIGYENRALANKDFNDDTKDAGEIGVGHNVTALYEIVPASGMESNTNLKYQKSAPTVAALESNDLITLKLRYKQPEGTKSQLVEKVVKNTPIPFEVSSNNFRFSAAVAQFGMLLKNSKYRGNATWDSTKELAKGAKGRDDEGYRAEMVRLIENARILSKSFRKKASEL; translated from the coding sequence ATGAAAAATAAACTTCTTAGCATCTTCTCTCTACTATTTTTTATCAGCTCCATTAGCTTAAGTCTTGCTCAAGAGATTACTGTCGCTGGAACTGTTACAGATGAGAATCAGGATCCTTTACCTGGTGTTAATATTCAAGTAAAAGGCACTTCAATGGGCACAGTATCGAACTTTGATGGAAAGTACAGTATAAAAGCAAAACCTTCAGACATACTAGTCTTCGAATACATAGGCTATAAAAGTCAAGAAATTAAAATTGAAGGCAAAAGACTAATTGATGTACAACTTCAACCTGACACAGAACAATTAGACGAAGTTGTAGTATCAGGATATGGTAGAAAAAAGGTATTTGGTTTCAAGCCAAGAAAGAAAAAAGGGAAGAATAATCAATCTGTAGTATCAGTGCCAGCTATTGTAGAAGTGCCTGACGAAACTCAAATTGAAGAAATAGAGATTTCTGTCCCTGAGTATGATGAAGAGATATCTCCTGAAGAATATAGCCAAGAAGGTATCTATTATGAAGTTTCTGAAGAAGAGGGTGCCTATTCTATCATAGAGCAAAAAGTCTCTGGTCTTGAAGTAAAAAAATCTTTAGGTTTCAAGCCTAATAAGAAGAAGCCTAACCAACTTCCAAAAAAGCAAAAACCTGAAGATTTACCAGAGGAAGAAGATCCTCAGACAAACCCTAATGAAGAATATGCCTTCGTAGAAGAAAACCCTTTCAAAACTGTTACTGCTCACCCGCTTTCAACTTTTTCGGTCGATGTTGATGCTGCCTCTTACAGCAATGTCAGAAGGTATTTGAATAACGGTACTCTTCCTCCAAGAGCTTCTGTCAGATTGGAAGAAATGATCAATTATTTTGATTACAGCTATCCTCAACCTGAAGGTGATGTCCCATTTAGTATAAACTCTGAACTATCAATTTGTCCTTGGGATCAAGATAATTTACTACTTCATATTGGTCTTCAAGGAAAACAAATTGACCATAAAGATTTACCTCCTTCCAACATCGTTTTCTTATTGGATGTATCGGGTTCTATGTCTGACAGTAATAAACTCCCTCTTTTAAAATCGTCTCTTAAGCTGCTACTTGAAACACTCAGACCTGAGGATCGCGTAGCGATTGTTGTTTATGCAGGAAGTTCAGGTATTGTATTACCGTCCACGCCTTGTAATGAAAAAGATAGAATCATTGAAGCATTAGAAGATTTACGTGCAAGTGGTGCTAGTGCTGGAGGAGAAGGTTTACAATTGGCTTATAAAGTTGCCAACGATAATTTTATAGAAGGTGGAAATAACCGAATTGTAATGGCCACAGACGGAGACTTTAATGTAGGGCAAAGCAGTAATGCAGAATTGGAGCAAATCGTTGTAAGAGAAAGAGAAAAAGGGATAGCCATTTCTGTTCTCGGTTTTGGAATGGGGAATTATAAAGATGCCAAGATGGAAATCATTGCCAACAAAGGGAATGGTAACTTCTCGTATATCGATAACTTTTTAGAAGCTCAGAAAGTCTTGGTGAAAGAATTTGGTGGTACATTATTTACCATTGCAAAAGATGTCAAATTCCAATTAGAATTCAACCCGATTATGGTTGCTGAGTATCGACTTATAGGCTATGAAAATAGAGCTTTAGCCAATAAAGATTTTAATGATGATACAAAGGACGCTGGAGAAATTGGCGTTGGGCATAACGTAACAGCACTCTATGAAATTGTACCTGCATCTGGTATGGAATCAAATACGAATTTAAAATATCAAAAATCGGCACCAACAGTTGCAGCACTTGAAAGTAATGACCTTATCACACTCAAGCTAAGATACAAACAACCTGAAGGCACTAAGAGTCAGTTGGTTGAAAAAGTAGTCAAAAACACGCCAATTCCTTTTGAAGTAAGTAGCAATAATTTCCGTTTCTCTGCTGCTGTAGCACAATTTGGGATGCTTCTCAAAAACTCCAAATACAGAGGAAACGCTACTTGGGATTCTACTAAAGAACTAGCCAAAGGTGCCAAAGGAAGAGATGACGAAGGCTATCGAGCAGAAATGGTGCGTTTAATTGAAAATGCTAGAATTTTATCCAAGTCTTTCAGAAAGAAAGCTAGTGAACTATAA